The sequence AATTTGAAGATTTAATACATTACTTAGCTATAGCAATTATAGTAGGAGGGAGATTAGGTTATGTTTTAATATATGAATTATCAAATTTTTTAAAAAATCCAATAAATATATTATATATATGGGAAGGAGGAATGTCATTTCATGGAGGATTTTTAGGTGTATTAATCACTATACTAATATATTCTAAAATATATAAGAAAAATTTTTTTATTATCACTGATCTTATATCTTATTTAGCTCCATTAGGTATAGGAGCAGGTAGAATTGGAAATTTTATTAATGGAGAACTTTGGGGTAAACCAACATCTTTACCGATTGGAATGATATTTCCATTATCAGGAGATAATATTTCTCGCCATCCTTCACAAATTTATGAAATGCTAGGCGAAGGATTATTATTGTTTTTCATTTTATCAATTTTATCTAAAAAAAAATATAGACCTGGCATTCTAAGTACAGTTTTTACATTATCTTATAGCATTATAAGATTTTTAATAGAATTTTTAAGAGATTCACCTATTATCAAGTTTTCTTATTTTAATTTAACTTATGGACAATTATTATCAATAATAATGTTTTTTTTTGGAATATTCATATATTTCTATAGTAAAAAATATGAATATCTATAAATTATTTATATACTATCTAACTTATTATTGATTAAATTTAAATATTTTTTAATTTCAATAATTGTTTGATTATGATTTTGCATATTATTTTTTTGATTAGGGTTTGCAGCAGAGCATAATTCACTAGATAGTTGTAATGCAGCCATTACAACTATCCTTTCGTTAGATTGATTTTTATTTGAAATTTTTATTTGATTTATTAAGTTATTTAAATAATTTACTGAATTTATTAAATTATTTTTCTCTTCTTTTTGACATCTTAAATTATAAGTAGTATCACAAATAGATACATTAATTACTTCCATTGACATTAAAAATTATTCCTAAAATATTTTTTAATTCTATTTATTAATAGATTTAGATTTTATTAAAATAAAAGATAATTCTGTCAAAACCTCAAAATATATCTTTCTTTTAAATTCTATAACAGAATCTAATTTAATCCAATAATTATTCCAAATCCAAGAATCAAATTCTGGATGACGGGTTTTATTTAAACAAAAATCCTCTTCTTTTCCTAAAAATCTTAACAAAAACCATATTTGTTTTTGTCCTTTATAATAACCTTGCCATTCTTTTTTTATAAAACACTTAGGTACTTCATAACGTAACCAATTTTTAGTACGTCCAAGAATCTTAATATGCTTGGACTTTAAACCAATTTCCTCATATAATTCACGATACATAGCTTGAATTGGGCTTTCACCATTATTGATGCCACCTTGTGGGAATTGCCATGATTGTTCACCAATACGTTTGCCCCAAAATACTTTATTTTTGCTATTAACTAAAATAATTCCAACATTGGGACGATATCCTTCATAATCCAACATGGATAACCTCAAAAATTAATATAATAGATAATAATATTATACTTATAATAAATATGTTTAAAAACTATAATATAAAGAAATTTAAATATGAGAGCAAAAAAATTTTACATACAAACTAAAAAAGAAACTAGTAGTACTAATGATATTATTAGTTATCAATTAATGATAAAAGCTGGAATAATAAAAAAAATAGCATCTGGTATATATAATTACATGCCATTAGGCATGAAAATTTTAAGAAAAATAGAAAATATTGTTAGAGAAGAGTTAAATAATGCTGGTGCAATAGAAATTTTAATGCCTATTGTGCAACCAGCTGAATTATGGAAAGAATCATCTAGATTTAAACAATATGGACCAGAACTATTAAAATTACAAGATAGACATAAAAGGGAATTTGTTTTACAACCAACTTCTGAAGAAGTTATGACAGATATAGCTCGCAATGAAATTCATAGCTATAAACAATTACCGTTGATATTATACCATATTCAAACAAAATTTAGAGATGAAATAAGGCCAAGATTTGGTTTAATTAGAGGTAGAGAATTCATAATGAAAGATGCTTATTCTTTTGATATCAATGAAGAATCTG comes from Candidatus Kinetoplastibacterium sorsogonicusi and encodes:
- a CDS encoding cell division protein ZapA, with product MEVINVSICDTTYNLRCQKEEKNNLINSVNYLNNLINQIKISNKNQSNERIVVMAALQLSSELCSAANPNQKNNMQNHNQTIIEIKKYLNLINNKLDSI
- the lgt gene encoding prolipoprotein diacylglyceryl transferase, which produces MFINPIAVKLGPIKIYWYGIMYLVGFFLAYVLGSKFIKKNKFIKISKKEFEDLIHYLAIAIIVGGRLGYVLIYELSNFLKNPINILYIWEGGMSFHGGFLGVLITILIYSKIYKKNFFIITDLISYLAPLGIGAGRIGNFINGELWGKPTSLPIGMIFPLSGDNISRHPSQIYEMLGEGLLLFFILSILSKKKYRPGILSTVFTLSYSIIRFLIEFLRDSPIIKFSYFNLTYGQLLSIIMFFFGIFIYFYSKKYEYL
- a CDS encoding RNA pyrophosphohydrolase — protein: MLDYEGYRPNVGIILVNSKNKVFWGKRIGEQSWQFPQGGINNGESPIQAMYRELYEEIGLKSKHIKILGRTKNWLRYEVPKCFIKKEWQGYYKGQKQIWFLLRFLGKEEDFCLNKTRHPEFDSWIWNNYWIKLDSVIEFKRKIYFEVLTELSFILIKSKSINK